Proteins encoded within one genomic window of Burkholderiaceae bacterium:
- a CDS encoding Cytochrome c oxidase (cbb3-type) subunit CcoP: MSSFWSSWVMVLIVFNLGISFLLFLWGPRAKVPTLPDGTTGHVWAHGVLREGMHRLPAWWIVISFLMFAGAFGYLVLYPGFGNSAGHLGWTSHKELASDTAANDVRLKATMQRFAQMPIETLAADHEALAMGKVLFGDNCAACHGGAAHGNPLLGAPNLTDNDWLYGGDGKAILTSIQDGRRGVMPAWGAAFGEAGVENVANYVLSLSGAPHDATKAIAGKALFTACAACHGADGKGNQILGAPNLTDTTWLYGGTLADVEKTIRDGRNGNMPAWRTRLGENDVRVLAAYVYSLSHPSPTSAR; encoded by the coding sequence ATGAGCAGCTTCTGGTCGTCGTGGGTGATGGTGCTGATCGTGTTCAACCTCGGCATCTCTTTCCTGCTGTTCCTGTGGGGGCCGCGCGCCAAGGTGCCCACTCTTCCGGACGGCACCACCGGCCACGTCTGGGCGCACGGTGTCCTGCGCGAAGGCATGCACCGGCTGCCCGCGTGGTGGATCGTGATTTCGTTCCTCATGTTCGCCGGTGCGTTCGGGTATCTGGTGCTGTATCCGGGATTCGGCAATTCCGCTGGCCACCTGGGCTGGACCTCGCACAAGGAACTGGCAAGCGATACCGCCGCCAACGATGTGCGCCTGAAGGCGACGATGCAGCGGTTTGCGCAGATGCCGATCGAGACGCTCGCCGCCGACCATGAAGCGCTGGCCATGGGCAAGGTGCTGTTCGGCGACAACTGCGCGGCCTGCCACGGCGGCGCTGCGCATGGCAATCCGCTGCTGGGCGCGCCTAACCTCACCGACAACGACTGGCTCTATGGCGGCGACGGCAAGGCGATCTTGACCTCCATTCAAGACGGTCGCCGTGGCGTGATGCCGGCCTGGGGCGCGGCGTTTGGTGAAGCCGGCGTGGAGAACGTCGCCAACTACGTGCTCAGCCTTTCCGGCGCGCCGCACGATGCGACCAAGGCGATCGCGGGCAAGGCGCTGTTCACGGCGTGCGCGGCCTGTCACGGCGCAGACGGCAAGGGCAATCAGATCCTCGGGGCACCGAATCTCACCGATACGACCTGGCTCTACGGCGGCACGCTTGCAGACGTGGAAAAGACCATTCGCGATGGCCGCAATGGCAACATGCCAGCGTGGCGCACCCGCCTGGGCGAGAACGATGTGCGGGTGCTGGCTGCCTATGTCTACTCGTTGTCGCACCCCAGCCCGACCTCGGCCCGATGA
- a CDS encoding heavy metal translocating P-type ATPase, whose amino-acid sequence MNAPAASCWHCGESLPADAPRALVAGIEHLVCCQGCRAAAEWIGQLGLGDYYRLRSAVPPRAPDPLLAQRSADAWKRPELSRHAVRTLASGQCEALLLVDGIRCTACVWLIERALGAVPGVESVQVNSVAQRARIVWDPERITLAAILQALARTGYCALPLDAAALDDSRRRESRAALKRLAVAGFGTMQAMMYASALYLGAAEAMDPSTRELMRWFGLLVATPVVFYSARPFFQGAWRALRARTLGMDVPVALAIALIYAASLVQALHGGGEVYFDSVSMFVFFLLAGRYLEMRARHRAGNLADAMARLVPAFADRYGSNGTLERVGVPELVPGDRVHVAQGMRVPADGVLDSADCRVDEALLSGESAPLRKRRGDALTGGSMVIEGPAILRVQRVGAETALAGIAALVARAQSERPRLARAGERAAAGFVARVLALATLCAIGWSAIDPTRAFAATLAVLVVSCPCAFALAVPAAITRALAVLARQGVFVVHGDAVENLALASHAVFDKTGTLTDTHLELEAALAADREAALVLAAALARGSRHPVAQALVRAASGLAVETASDVRTEGGGGLSGMVAGRAYRLGSPAFALGAAQDDRDAVILAGEHGAIAAFSLSERLRPGAREAVAALRTGGVAVEIVSGDAAAKVAHVATRLGITHWRARQSPAAKLERLRELRAGGARVLAIGDGINDAPVLAGADVAVALASGAELAQAAGDVILDGNHLAALPEARAIARQTLAVLRQNQRWALGYNLAVVPVAALGFVPPWLAAIGMSLSSLFVVLNALRIGRRTPAAPVPVPSAAAADLGRVA is encoded by the coding sequence GTGAACGCGCCCGCTGCATCCTGCTGGCATTGCGGCGAGAGTCTGCCTGCCGATGCACCGCGGGCGCTCGTCGCCGGCATCGAACACTTGGTGTGCTGCCAGGGTTGCCGCGCGGCGGCCGAATGGATAGGCCAGCTCGGCCTGGGAGACTATTACCGCCTGCGCAGCGCCGTGCCGCCGCGCGCACCGGACCCGCTGCTCGCGCAGCGCAGCGCCGATGCATGGAAACGCCCCGAGTTGTCGCGCCACGCCGTGCGCACGCTCGCGAGCGGACAGTGCGAAGCCCTGCTGCTGGTCGACGGCATCCGCTGCACGGCCTGCGTATGGTTGATCGAGCGCGCGCTCGGTGCCGTCCCTGGCGTGGAATCGGTTCAGGTCAACAGTGTCGCGCAGCGCGCACGCATCGTCTGGGACCCGGAGCGGATCACGCTCGCGGCGATCCTGCAGGCGCTGGCGCGCACCGGCTACTGCGCACTTCCACTGGATGCGGCCGCGCTCGACGATTCGCGCCGCCGCGAATCGCGCGCGGCACTCAAGCGTCTGGCTGTCGCCGGCTTCGGCACGATGCAGGCGATGATGTATGCCAGTGCCCTGTACCTCGGGGCCGCCGAGGCCATGGATCCGAGCACGCGCGAGCTGATGCGCTGGTTCGGCTTGCTGGTGGCCACGCCGGTGGTGTTCTATTCGGCGCGGCCGTTCTTCCAGGGCGCATGGCGTGCGCTGCGCGCACGCACACTCGGCATGGACGTGCCGGTGGCGCTGGCGATCGCGCTCATCTATGCCGCCAGCCTGGTGCAGGCGCTGCACGGCGGCGGCGAGGTCTATTTCGATTCCGTGTCCATGTTCGTGTTCTTCCTGCTCGCCGGACGCTACCTGGAAATGCGCGCGCGCCATCGCGCCGGCAACCTGGCCGATGCGATGGCGCGGTTGGTGCCTGCCTTTGCCGACCGCTATGGCAGCAACGGCACGCTGGAGCGCGTCGGCGTGCCCGAACTGGTGCCCGGTGATCGCGTGCACGTCGCGCAAGGCATGCGCGTGCCGGCCGACGGTGTTCTCGACAGCGCAGACTGCCGGGTGGACGAAGCGCTGCTGTCGGGCGAATCGGCGCCGCTGCGCAAACGCCGTGGCGACGCGCTCACCGGCGGCAGCATGGTGATCGAGGGTCCGGCCATCCTGCGCGTGCAGCGTGTCGGCGCCGAGACCGCGCTCGCCGGCATTGCGGCGCTGGTCGCGCGAGCGCAGAGCGAGCGCCCTCGCCTGGCGCGCGCCGGCGAACGCGCCGCCGCCGGCTTTGTGGCGCGCGTGCTCGCGCTCGCCACGCTGTGCGCCATCGGCTGGAGCGCTATCGACCCCACGCGCGCCTTTGCGGCCACGCTCGCGGTGCTGGTCGTGTCGTGCCCGTGTGCGTTCGCGCTCGCGGTGCCGGCCGCGATCACCCGTGCACTGGCGGTGCTGGCCCGGCAGGGTGTGTTCGTCGTCCACGGCGATGCGGTCGAGAACCTGGCGCTGGCGAGCCATGCCGTGTTCGACAAGACCGGTACGCTGACCGACACGCATCTCGAACTGGAGGCCGCCCTGGCCGCGGACCGTGAGGCCGCGCTCGTGCTGGCGGCGGCCCTGGCGCGCGGCAGCCGCCATCCGGTGGCGCAGGCCCTGGTGCGCGCGGCCTCCGGCCTCGCTGTCGAGACCGCCAGCGACGTGCGCACCGAAGGCGGCGGCGGCCTTTCGGGCATGGTCGCCGGCCGCGCCTACCGATTGGGCAGCCCGGCCTTTGCGCTGGGCGCCGCGCAGGACGATCGCGACGCGGTGATTCTGGCTGGCGAACACGGCGCCATCGCCGCGTTCAGCTTGAGCGAACGGCTGCGCCCCGGTGCCCGCGAGGCGGTGGCCGCGCTGCGCACCGGCGGGGTCGCGGTCGAGATCGTCAGCGGCGATGCCGCGGCGAAGGTCGCGCACGTCGCAACACGTCTGGGCATCACGCATTGGCGGGCGCGCCAGAGCCCGGCCGCCAAGCTCGAGCGCCTGCGCGAACTGCGCGCCGGCGGCGCGCGCGTGCTGGCCATCGGCGACGGCATCAACGATGCGCCCGTGCTCGCCGGCGCCGACGTCGCCGTGGCGCTCGCCTCGGGTGCCGAACTGGCACAGGCCGCGGGCGATGTCATCCTCGATGGCAACCACCTGGCAGCCCTGCCCGAAGCGCGTGCAATCGCGCGCCAGACCCTGGCCGTGCTGCGCCAGAACCAGCGCTGGGCGCTGGGCTACAACCTGGCGGTGGTACCGGTCGCCGCACTCGGCTTCGTACCGCCCTGGCTGGCCGCGATCGGCATGTCGCTGAGTTCGCTTTTTGTC
- a CDS encoding Cytochrome c oxidase (cbb3-type) subunit CcoN: protein MQATETYNDQVVRLFLLASAVWGIIGMLVGMYLAAELAWPYWNFSVPFLAFSKLRPDHTFGVIFAFGGSALMGTCYYSVQRTGHTRLALPRLAEFTFWGWQLICVLAMTTMPLGMTQSKEYAEPEWFIDILIAIVWVSFGVVFFATLARRRIRHIYVSNWYYGAFIIAVGLLHIVNNLAIPVSLTKSYPIYSGAVDAMVQWWYGHNAVAFFLTAGFLGMMYYFVPRQAQQPLWSYRFSIVNFWALISIYMWAGSHHLMYTALPDWVQSVGMAFSLVLLMPSWGSAANGLLTFNGSWHRLKEDPAAKFMVLALVFYAAATFEGSLMAVKTVNSLSHYTDWTIAHVHSGSLGWVAMITIGSLYAMAPRALGRPAMHSRKGMELHFWLHLIGTLFYVIAMWAAGVTEGMMWRATNPDGGLTYSFIDSLIAIKPAYVFRWFGGVLIWLGMWVMAWNLWYTAADARKKIIVPIPVPIPEPVAEQLPPPLPAAT, encoded by the coding sequence ATGCAAGCCACCGAAACCTACAATGACCAGGTCGTGCGCCTGTTCCTGCTCGCTTCGGCGGTGTGGGGAATCATCGGCATGCTGGTCGGCATGTACCTGGCGGCCGAACTGGCCTGGCCGTACTGGAATTTCAGCGTCCCATTCCTCGCCTTCAGCAAGCTGCGTCCGGACCACACCTTCGGCGTGATCTTCGCGTTCGGCGGCTCGGCGCTGATGGGCACCTGCTATTACTCGGTGCAGCGCACCGGACACACCCGCCTGGCGTTGCCGCGCCTCGCTGAGTTCACCTTCTGGGGCTGGCAGCTGATCTGCGTGCTGGCGATGACGACGATGCCGCTGGGCATGACCCAGAGCAAGGAGTACGCGGAGCCCGAGTGGTTCATCGACATCCTGATCGCGATCGTCTGGGTCAGTTTCGGCGTGGTGTTCTTCGCGACATTGGCGCGGCGGCGCATCCGCCACATCTACGTTTCGAACTGGTATTACGGCGCGTTCATCATCGCCGTCGGGTTGCTGCACATCGTCAACAATCTCGCGATTCCGGTGTCGCTGACCAAGTCGTACCCGATCTATTCCGGCGCGGTCGATGCGATGGTGCAGTGGTGGTACGGCCACAACGCGGTCGCGTTCTTCCTGACCGCGGGCTTCCTCGGCATGATGTACTACTTCGTGCCACGCCAGGCGCAGCAGCCGTTGTGGAGCTACCGCTTCTCGATCGTCAATTTCTGGGCGCTGATTTCGATCTACATGTGGGCGGGCTCGCACCACCTGATGTACACGGCGCTGCCGGACTGGGTGCAATCGGTCGGCATGGCGTTTTCGCTGGTGCTGCTGATGCCGAGCTGGGGCTCGGCGGCGAACGGCCTGCTCACGTTCAACGGCTCGTGGCACCGGCTGAAAGAAGATCCCGCCGCCAAGTTCATGGTGCTGGCGCTGGTGTTCTATGCCGCGGCGACCTTCGAAGGCTCGTTGATGGCGGTCAAGACCGTCAACTCGCTGTCGCACTACACCGACTGGACGATCGCCCACGTGCATTCGGGTTCGCTCGGCTGGGTCGCGATGATCACGATCGGATCGCTGTACGCGATGGCGCCGCGCGCGCTCGGCCGCCCGGCGATGCATTCGCGCAAGGGCATGGAACTGCACTTCTGGCTGCACCTGATCGGCACGCTGTTCTACGTGATCGCGATGTGGGCAGCCGGCGTGACCGAAGGGATGATGTGGCGCGCCACCAACCCCGACGGCGGGTTGACCTACTCGTTCATCGACAGCCTGATCGCGATCAAGCCGGCCTACGTGTTCCGCTGGTTCGGCGGCGTGCTGATCTGGCTCGGTATGTGGGTGATGGCCTGGAATCTTTGGTACACGGCCGCCGACGCGCGCAAGAAGATCATCGTGCCGATCCCCGTGCCCATCCCCGAACCGGTGGCGGAGCAGTTGCCGCCGCCACTGCCGGCAGCGACCTGA
- a CDS encoding Cytochrome c oxidase (cbb3-type) subunit CcoO, translated as MAYRHFEFIEKHAWTLGILTAIMVSIGGLAEITPLFMEANKVQPAEGVKPYSPLRLAGRDVYVREGCYLCHSQMIRALRFETQRYGHYSTASESVYDRPFQWGSKRTGPDLARVGGKYSDEWQLLHLMNPRQVAPESNMPGYPWLAKAAIDGKDMQARMRVLRKLGDPYSDADIAAAPKDVAGKTEMDALIAYLQGLGIDNEPQVKVVDESPATDGGAR; from the coding sequence ATGGCATATCGTCACTTCGAGTTCATCGAAAAGCACGCCTGGACGCTGGGCATTCTCACCGCGATCATGGTTTCGATCGGCGGCCTGGCCGAGATCACGCCGTTGTTCATGGAAGCGAACAAGGTGCAACCGGCCGAGGGCGTGAAGCCGTACTCGCCGCTGCGCCTGGCCGGACGCGACGTCTATGTCCGCGAGGGTTGCTACCTGTGCCACTCGCAGATGATCCGCGCGCTGCGCTTCGAGACTCAGCGCTACGGTCACTATTCGACCGCGTCCGAGTCGGTCTACGACCGCCCGTTCCAGTGGGGCTCCAAGCGCACCGGTCCGGATCTGGCGCGCGTGGGCGGCAAATACTCCGACGAATGGCAACTGCTGCACCTGATGAATCCGCGCCAGGTCGCACCGGAGTCGAACATGCCGGGCTACCCGTGGCTGGCCAAGGCAGCCATCGACGGCAAGGACATGCAGGCGCGCATGCGCGTGCTGCGCAAGCTCGGCGACCCCTACAGCGACGCCGACATCGCCGCCGCGCCCAAGGATGTCGCCGGCAAGACCGAGATGGATGCGCTGATCGCGTACCTCCAGGGGCTGGGCATCGACAACGAACCCCAGGTCAAGGTGGTCGACGAGTCTCCGGCAACCGACGGAGGCGCACGATGA